One genomic window of Sporosarcina ureae includes the following:
- a CDS encoding low molecular weight protein-tyrosine-phosphatase, which produces MIRVLFVCLGNICRSPMAEGVFRKMIHTEHLENHIEVDSAGTSNWHVGKAPHEGTISKLAEFQISAEGMAGRQLNMKDAAEFDYIIGMDAENIRNIHNIFGDRDHQRVFRFLDLTSHQKDVPDPYFTGDFQETYDLVLEGCQALLDCIKKEASIK; this is translated from the coding sequence ATGATACGTGTATTATTCGTTTGTCTCGGGAATATTTGTCGCTCACCTATGGCTGAAGGAGTATTTCGTAAGATGATTCATACTGAACATTTGGAGAATCACATCGAAGTAGACTCGGCAGGAACAAGCAATTGGCATGTGGGGAAAGCCCCTCATGAAGGAACGATATCCAAACTGGCAGAATTTCAAATTTCGGCAGAGGGGATGGCTGGACGTCAGTTGAATATGAAAGATGCAGCGGAATTTGATTATATTATTGGAATGGACGCAGAAAACATCCGAAATATACATAACATTTTTGGTGATCGTGACCACCAGCGTGTGTTTCGTTTTTTGGATTTGACTAGTCACCAAAAAGACGTTCCAGATCCGTACTTCACTGGTGATTTCCAAGAAACATACGACTTAGTGCTCGAAGGTTGTCAGGCATTATTGGATTGTATTAAAAAAGAGGCATCCATTAAATGA
- a CDS encoding SLAP domain-containing protein, with protein sequence MQIMFEETWDATLSDQQKQAFIYQYETKRSVHDEFTATPILLKRKRNGGLVATVFLQNNRDELLSIREATVYVVNERGETAAEETFSLSLDIPSFTATPWSFVFLPTCVDSTEEPTDGWKVFIK encoded by the coding sequence ATGCAAATTATGTTTGAAGAAACGTGGGATGCTACATTATCAGACCAACAAAAACAGGCTTTTATTTATCAATACGAAACCAAAAGATCTGTTCATGATGAATTTACAGCTACACCTATACTGTTAAAAAGAAAACGCAATGGAGGATTAGTCGCTACTGTATTTTTGCAAAATAATCGTGATGAATTATTATCTATTCGTGAAGCTACAGTATATGTAGTAAATGAACGAGGAGAAACAGCAGCTGAAGAGACTTTTTCATTGTCCCTAGATATTCCATCTTTTACGGCAACACCTTGGTCTTTCGTCTTTTTACCAACTTGTGTCGATTCCACTGAAGAACCTACTGACGGATGGAAGGTCTTCATAAAGTAA
- a CDS encoding YebC/PmpR family DNA-binding transcriptional regulator, translating to MGRKWNNIKEKKASKDANTSRIYAKFGREIYVAAKSGDPNPESNQALKFVLERAKTYSIPKAIIDRAIEKAKGGGEENFDELRYEGFGPNGSMVIVDALTNNVNRTASEVRAAFGKNGGNMGVSGSVAYMFDPAAIIGVEGKTEDEVLELLMEADVDVNDIEEADGQVVVYADPSHFHEVQEAFNQAGVTDFTVAELSMIAQNEISLDAEAQEQFEKMIDALDDLEDVQQVHHNVELT from the coding sequence ATGGGCCGTAAATGGAATAATATTAAAGAAAAGAAAGCGTCTAAAGATGCGAACACGAGTAGAATCTATGCAAAGTTTGGCCGTGAAATATATGTAGCAGCAAAATCAGGAGATCCAAATCCCGAATCGAATCAAGCATTGAAATTCGTACTCGAACGTGCAAAAACATACAGCATACCTAAAGCGATCATCGACCGTGCAATCGAAAAGGCAAAAGGTGGCGGCGAGGAAAACTTCGACGAACTTCGTTATGAAGGGTTCGGACCGAACGGCTCTATGGTAATCGTGGATGCATTAACAAATAACGTCAATCGGACAGCGTCAGAAGTACGTGCGGCATTTGGTAAAAATGGAGGCAACATGGGCGTGAGTGGTTCTGTAGCTTATATGTTTGATCCAGCTGCTATTATTGGTGTTGAAGGCAAAACAGAAGATGAAGTATTAGAATTATTGATGGAAGCCGACGTTGATGTCAACGATATCGAGGAGGCAGATGGGCAAGTAGTTGTATACGCTGATCCTTCCCATTTCCATGAAGTACAGGAAGCGTTTAATCAAGCTGGTGTTACGGACTTTACTGTAGCAGAGTTATCCATGATAGCTCAGAATGAAATTTCATTAGATGCAGAAGCGCAGGAACAGTTTGAAAAAATGATTGATGCACTAGATGATTTAGAAGATGTACAACAGGTTCATCATAATGTTGAGTTAACTTGA